Proteins encoded within one genomic window of uncultured Draconibacterium sp.:
- a CDS encoding class I SAM-dependent methyltransferase yields MLETGFVYSTIIDPLLRNLRKRLVLEIKRGETVIDIACGTGAQLFELADKAKLVTGVDLSSSMVRYAANRAEAQSIKNASFVVGDATDLSIFYQQKFDVAILSMALHQFDPQLHAVILGEVKKVVEKIVVLDYAVPLPENYVGVGSKVAEFLAGVEHNRNFKSYTQVGGLATILPENRFTIKRSKLIGKGAFQLVVAQNHSL; encoded by the coding sequence GTGTTAGAAACCGGTTTCGTTTACAGTACAATTATCGATCCGCTGCTCAGAAATCTGCGCAAACGCCTTGTTCTGGAAATTAAAAGAGGCGAAACTGTGATTGACATTGCCTGCGGAACCGGCGCACAGTTGTTTGAGCTTGCCGATAAAGCCAAATTGGTAACCGGCGTTGATCTTTCTTCATCGATGGTGCGTTATGCGGCAAACAGGGCTGAGGCGCAAAGTATTAAAAATGCTTCGTTTGTAGTTGGTGATGCTACCGACTTAAGCATTTTTTATCAGCAGAAATTTGATGTGGCCATCCTTTCCATGGCTTTACACCAATTCGATCCGCAGTTGCATGCAGTGATTCTTGGCGAGGTAAAAAAGGTAGTGGAGAAAATTGTAGTGTTGGATTATGCTGTACCCTTGCCAGAAAATTATGTGGGTGTTGGCAGCAAAGTCGCCGAGTTTTTGGCGGGAGTTGAGCACAACCGTAATTTTAAAAGCTATACGCAAGTCGGTGGTTTGGCAACTATTTTACCGGAAAACAGATTTACAATTAAACGATCGAAACTAATCGGGAAAGGTGCTTTTCAGTTGGTGGTTGCACAAAATCACTCCTTGTAA
- a CDS encoding ChaN family lipoprotein, with amino-acid sequence MKNFLILNILSLLLFSSFKSDKPAYLLYNKDGKPVKYEKMLKQIEDADIVLFGELHDNPISHWLELEVTKDLYQQKGKNLVLGAEMFESDNQVIMDEYLSGRISNRNFEDEIRLWPNYKTDYKPLVEFAKDSGLYFVATNVPRRYASLVNSKGFEGLEELSDEAKAFLPPLPPAYDSTLNCYASMMNMEGMGSHVTTNFPKAQAIKDATMAHFILQDWEPGKVLLHYHGAYHSQNFESIYWYLKHEKPELKIVTIHSVTQDDISELAEKNTGLADFTICVDEDMTRTR; translated from the coding sequence ATGAAGAACTTTCTGATTCTAAATATTCTCTCTTTGCTTTTATTCTCCTCATTTAAATCCGACAAACCGGCTTATCTTCTTTATAATAAAGATGGTAAACCGGTGAAGTACGAAAAAATGCTGAAACAAATTGAGGACGCTGATATTGTTTTGTTTGGAGAATTGCACGACAATCCCATTTCGCATTGGTTAGAATTGGAGGTCACAAAAGATCTGTACCAACAAAAAGGTAAAAACCTGGTTTTGGGTGCCGAAATGTTTGAAAGCGACAACCAGGTGATTATGGATGAATACTTATCGGGAAGAATATCGAACAGGAATTTTGAAGACGAAATACGTTTGTGGCCTAATTATAAAACCGATTACAAACCTTTGGTAGAGTTTGCTAAAGACAGCGGGCTGTATTTTGTTGCCACCAATGTTCCACGCCGCTATGCATCGCTGGTAAACTCAAAAGGATTTGAAGGGCTGGAAGAACTTTCAGACGAAGCGAAAGCTTTCTTGCCCCCACTTCCACCTGCATACGATTCAACACTGAATTGTTATGCCAGCATGATGAACATGGAAGGAATGGGGAGTCACGTTACAACCAATTTCCCAAAAGCACAAGCCATTAAAGATGCCACCATGGCGCATTTTATCCTGCAAGACTGGGAGCCGGGAAAAGTGCTTTTGCATTATCATGGTGCTTATCACTCGCAGAATTTTGAAAGTATTTACTGGTACCTAAAACATGAGAAACCGGAACTGAAAATTGTAACGATACATTCGGTTACACAGGATGACATTTCGGAATTAGCAGAAAAAAACACCGGTCTTGCAGATTTTACAATCTGTGTGGATGAAGATATGACGAGGACAAGATAA
- a CDS encoding glycerophosphodiester phosphodiesterase family protein, giving the protein MKTLTLLVLLFMGLNSIAQNTFIAHRGASYLAPENTVASANLAWKLGADAVEVDVHLSKDNRVIVIHDKDTKRTCAGKTNLTIAKTPSILLRDLDAGSWKGEEFKGEKLPFLSEIIETVPEGKTLVVEIKAGGDEIIPALSRIVDNSGKKEQIVFISFGWKTIIATHEEFPENKCYWLSSLKPGLKKKIEEAATEGLTGINLKHSIIDEEIMAQAKDLNLEVLSWTIDDTEEAQRLTDIGVTGITTNRPKWLKEQMNQ; this is encoded by the coding sequence ATGAAAACACTTACACTACTCGTACTCCTTTTTATGGGACTAAATTCAATAGCACAAAATACATTTATCGCACATCGTGGCGCTTCATATCTGGCACCTGAAAATACAGTAGCTTCGGCGAATTTAGCCTGGAAACTGGGGGCCGATGCCGTTGAAGTTGATGTACACTTGTCGAAAGACAACCGCGTGATTGTTATTCACGATAAAGACACAAAACGTACCTGCGCCGGTAAAACAAACCTGACGATTGCGAAAACACCATCGATTTTGTTGCGCGACCTGGATGCCGGTTCGTGGAAAGGAGAAGAGTTTAAAGGCGAGAAATTGCCCTTCTTGTCGGAAATTATTGAAACCGTGCCTGAAGGTAAAACACTGGTTGTGGAAATTAAAGCCGGCGGCGATGAAATTATTCCGGCGCTAAGCCGAATCGTCGACAACAGCGGAAAGAAAGAGCAGATTGTTTTTATCAGTTTTGGCTGGAAAACCATTATTGCAACACATGAAGAGTTTCCCGAAAACAAATGCTACTGGCTGAGCTCTTTAAAACCTGGCTTAAAGAAAAAAATAGAAGAGGCTGCAACGGAAGGGCTAACCGGTATTAACTTAAAACACTCAATTATCGACGAGGAAATTATGGCACAAGCCAAAGACCTCAACCTTGAAGTTCTTTCGTGGACAATTGACGATACGGAAGAAGCACAACGCCTTACCGATATTGGCGTAACAGGGATTACAACCAACCGCCCAAAGTGGTTAAAGGAACAAATGAATCAATAA
- the nadD gene encoding nicotinate (nicotinamide) nucleotide adenylyltransferase produces the protein MSNIVTDILAPKTNLQLKIGLYFGSYNPIHIGHLAIANYMVEYTDIDQLWFVVSPHNPLKKKNNLLDDYQRLELVHRAVDGDDRFRASNIEFSLPKPSYTVDTLAYLKDQHPNYHFKILMGSDNLENFHKWKNYETILEDYGIIVYPRPGFDPDNVQVGKNITIAKDAPLMEISSSFIRKALKEGKDVRHFLPLKNWEYLEEMNFYR, from the coding sequence ATGAGTAACATTGTTACCGACATACTTGCACCCAAAACCAATCTGCAGTTAAAGATTGGGCTTTATTTTGGTAGCTATAATCCTATTCACATCGGGCATTTGGCCATTGCCAACTATATGGTTGAATACACCGATATCGACCAGCTTTGGTTTGTGGTGTCGCCGCATAATCCACTAAAAAAGAAAAATAATCTTTTAGACGATTACCAGCGTTTGGAACTGGTGCATCGGGCAGTTGACGGCGACGATCGGTTTCGGGCATCAAACATCGAATTCAGCTTGCCAAAACCAAGTTACACGGTTGATACGCTGGCTTATTTAAAGGATCAACATCCAAACTATCATTTTAAAATTTTGATGGGATCGGATAATTTGGAGAATTTTCATAAGTGGAAAAATTATGAAACCATTTTAGAGGATTACGGAATAATCGTTTACCCGCGCCCCGGTTTTGATCCGGATAATGTTCAGGTGGGAAAAAATATTACGATTGCCAAAGATGCACCGTTAATGGAAATCTCATCCTCGTTTATCCGTAAAGCGCTAAAAGAGGGAAAAGATGTTCGTCATTTTCTTCCGCTTAAAAACTGGGAATATTTGGAGGAGATGAATTTTTATCGGTAA
- the gmk gene encoding guanylate kinase has translation MKGKLIIFSAPSGAGKTTIVKHLLQQGFDLEFSISATSREPRHTETHGKDYYFLSGEEFLAKVENDEFLEWEEVYKGTSYGTLKSEVKRIREQGKNVIFDVDVVGGLNIKKYYGDEALAVFVRPPSVEELRTRLVGRSTDSEEKIAMRVAKAEHELSFAPQFDVVIINDKLEDAFVEAEKILTDFLK, from the coding sequence GGAAAAACTACTATCGTAAAACATTTATTACAGCAAGGGTTCGATCTTGAATTTTCAATATCGGCCACCAGCAGAGAACCGCGCCACACCGAAACGCACGGTAAAGATTACTACTTTTTGTCGGGCGAAGAATTTTTGGCAAAAGTAGAAAACGACGAATTTCTGGAGTGGGAAGAAGTGTACAAAGGAACCAGTTACGGCACATTAAAAAGCGAAGTGAAACGTATTCGCGAACAAGGCAAAAACGTGATTTTCGATGTGGATGTTGTTGGTGGACTGAACATTAAAAAATATTACGGCGATGAGGCATTGGCTGTTTTTGTGCGGCCTCCTTCGGTGGAAGAATTGCGTACCCGCCTGGTTGGACGATCGACCGATAGCGAAGAAAAGATTGCCATGCGTGTTGCCAAAGCCGAGCACGAATTGAGTTTTGCCCCGCAATTTGATGTGGTGATTATTAACGACAAGCTGGAAGACGCTTTTGTAGAGGCCGAAAAGATTCTTACTGACTTTTTGAAATAG
- a CDS encoding lysophospholipid acyltransferase family protein, translated as MSKNKIQNQKSSGLFRQPAKWAVVVLLKAIALLPFGCLYFLSDVLYLLLKGLFKYRNEVIADNLIHAFPEKSAREILQLRNKFYRYFCDVSLESIKLYRLSEKELKKRVKFSGTEELNDLAEKRNGAILLAFHYNNWEWSSALQQKLNCPLLMVYNKMRDNQPMDDFLQKAREKWGGEAVSMRRAAKVAFRYFAKKQPVVLGLIADQCALASSPLWAMFLNREAAFFQGPVTIARKTNQPVFFQEVVRLDRGKYEYRYSLLVEDPSKLNANEILLLYIEKMEEVIKSDPEYYLWSHKRWKHKRPEGTALIQ; from the coding sequence ATGAGCAAAAATAAAATTCAAAATCAAAAATCGTCAGGGCTTTTCAGGCAACCCGCAAAATGGGCTGTGGTTGTATTGTTAAAAGCAATTGCCTTGCTGCCTTTTGGGTGTTTGTATTTCCTTTCAGATGTGTTGTATCTGTTACTAAAAGGCCTTTTTAAGTACCGCAACGAAGTAATCGCCGATAATTTAATACACGCATTCCCAGAGAAAAGTGCCAGGGAAATTCTTCAGCTCCGAAACAAGTTTTACCGCTATTTCTGCGACGTGTCGTTAGAGAGTATTAAACTTTATCGATTGTCGGAAAAGGAATTGAAAAAGCGTGTGAAATTTTCAGGTACCGAAGAGTTAAATGATTTAGCTGAAAAGCGAAATGGTGCTATTCTATTGGCATTTCATTACAATAACTGGGAATGGTCGAGTGCGCTGCAGCAAAAGTTGAATTGCCCTTTATTGATGGTGTACAACAAAATGCGTGATAACCAACCGATGGACGATTTTCTGCAAAAAGCACGCGAAAAATGGGGTGGTGAAGCTGTGAGTATGCGGCGGGCAGCAAAAGTGGCGTTTCGTTATTTTGCAAAAAAACAGCCGGTTGTGCTGGGGCTAATTGCCGACCAATGTGCTTTAGCCAGCTCGCCATTGTGGGCCATGTTTCTGAACCGCGAAGCAGCTTTTTTTCAGGGGCCGGTAACAATTGCCCGAAAAACAAATCAGCCTGTGTTTTTTCAGGAAGTGGTTCGCCTCGATCGCGGGAAATACGAATATCGGTATTCGTTGCTTGTTGAAGATCCATCGAAATTAAATGCCAACGAAATATTGTTGCTCTACATCGAAAAAATGGAGGAAGTGATAAAATCAGATCCGGAGTATTATCTTTGGAGCCACAAACGATGGAAGCACAAACGCCCGGAAGGGACAGCTTTAATTCAATAG
- a CDS encoding IS1380 family transposase, with product MFVIQEAINLKINTLLNTNLPALPKQSQYNWFDIIMSYWSVFFCGGDCAEDLSINLKKGLLNNPFINIPSPDRILNRLKSLSDSPQFFTAKRGKTEHHFSLAQELNRLNIKMLSLLPGFQKENVILDYDNTLIFTEKADAQRTYKKEPGYYPGVGIIGEHVVYLENRNGNSTAHVLQHKTIERMTSLLKEAGVTIEVIRADSASYTYEIIKTMEESAKRIFIRARMTDTLEKAIANIKEWNEIKLGDSILLRGSTVFTPFERHARGNNAKTDSLKEYRLVVTKEARRDGQINIFKGEAYHYSSIMTNDLEMTDDEVVFFYNARRAKEREFDILKNDFGWNKMPFSKLEQNTVFLLIMAMCRNLYAHIIDAFSKTITFLSANYRIKKFIFRFICIPGKWVKSEKQVKQRLFGSLDFRT from the coding sequence ATTTTTGTTATTCAGGAAGCAATCAATTTAAAGATCAATACTTTATTAAACACTAATTTGCCAGCTCTGCCCAAGCAGTCACAATACAATTGGTTTGATATAATAATGTCTTATTGGTCTGTATTTTTCTGTGGTGGAGATTGTGCTGAAGATCTGTCTATTAATTTGAAAAAAGGACTTCTGAATAACCCTTTTATCAATATTCCCAGCCCGGACAGGATTTTGAACCGGCTTAAATCGTTGTCGGACAGTCCACAATTTTTTACTGCGAAAAGGGGAAAAACAGAGCACCATTTCTCGTTGGCTCAGGAATTGAACAGGCTGAATATAAAAATGCTGTCATTATTGCCGGGATTCCAAAAAGAAAACGTGATTTTGGATTATGACAACACCTTGATATTTACTGAAAAAGCCGATGCACAACGAACCTACAAAAAAGAGCCGGGTTATTATCCCGGTGTTGGAATAATCGGGGAGCATGTTGTTTATCTAGAAAACCGTAACGGAAATAGTACTGCCCATGTGCTACAGCATAAAACCATTGAACGGATGACTTCTTTATTAAAAGAAGCAGGGGTAACAATTGAAGTGATACGCGCAGATTCTGCGTCATATACCTACGAGATAATCAAAACAATGGAAGAAAGTGCCAAGCGTATTTTTATACGGGCAAGGATGACGGATACTCTGGAAAAAGCTATTGCCAATATTAAGGAATGGAACGAAATAAAGCTAGGAGATTCAATATTACTCAGAGGTTCCACTGTTTTTACTCCTTTTGAACGCCATGCCAGAGGAAATAACGCCAAAACCGATTCTTTAAAAGAATACAGGCTGGTGGTAACCAAAGAAGCCCGGAGAGATGGACAAATAAATATTTTTAAAGGAGAGGCTTATCATTACAGTTCTATCATGACCAACGATTTGGAGATGACAGACGATGAAGTGGTATTCTTTTATAATGCAAGAAGAGCAAAAGAAAGGGAATTTGATATTCTAAAAAACGATTTTGGATGGAATAAAATGCCTTTCTCGAAGCTGGAACAGAACACTGTATTTCTGCTGATTATGGCGATGTGCAGAAATTTGTATGCACACATTATTGACGCATTTTCAAAAACAATAACATTTTTATCGGCAAATTACAGGATTAAAAAATTCATCTTTCGTTTTATTTGCATTCCTGGGAAATGGGTAAAATCAGAAAAACAAGTAAAACAAAGATTGTTTGGATCGCTCGATTTCAGAACATAA
- a CDS encoding lysophospholipid acyltransferase family protein — translation MVDESLRKKDKRYYESFFKRLLNGAVVLLLKFISVLPFGIIYGIADFFYVVVRYVIGYRKKVILDNLRHSFPEKSGEEINTIMNRYYRHFCDFSLETIKLHSMSEKQMEKRLKINGLDAMKPYADEGRSIMMLGFHYNNWEWCSSIQSKAYHKLLMIVNPIRGNMAFEKYIEYSRSKWGGKSVPVHKSARTAIEYVRRGEPAVLWLAADQTPPANSPFWTIFLNREAPFFTGPEKIAIKTNQPIFFLHVKKIKRGHYEANFTQLFDDPSKIESKDILLTYIRKMEEVIRETPEYYLWSHRRWKHTRPEGIELTV, via the coding sequence ATGGTTGACGAGAGCTTACGCAAAAAAGATAAACGCTATTACGAAAGTTTTTTTAAACGCCTGTTAAACGGGGCAGTAGTGTTGTTATTAAAATTTATTTCGGTATTGCCGTTTGGGATCATCTACGGTATTGCCGATTTCTTCTATGTGGTGGTTCGGTATGTTATCGGCTATCGGAAAAAGGTGATTCTGGATAACCTGCGCCACTCATTTCCGGAAAAGAGCGGGGAGGAAATCAATACGATTATGAACCGTTATTATCGTCATTTCTGCGACTTTTCACTTGAGACCATTAAACTGCACAGCATGAGTGAAAAGCAGATGGAAAAGCGACTGAAGATTAACGGGCTCGACGCCATGAAACCGTATGCCGACGAAGGTAGAAGTATAATGATGCTGGGTTTTCATTACAATAATTGGGAGTGGTGCAGCTCAATACAGAGCAAGGCCTACCATAAACTTTTAATGATTGTAAACCCGATTCGCGGGAACATGGCTTTTGAAAAATATATTGAATATTCGCGTAGTAAATGGGGCGGCAAATCGGTGCCGGTGCACAAATCGGCACGAACAGCTATTGAGTATGTGCGACGCGGCGAGCCTGCTGTTTTATGGTTGGCAGCCGATCAAACACCACCTGCCAATTCGCCTTTCTGGACCATCTTTTTAAACCGGGAAGCGCCATTTTTTACTGGCCCCGAAAAAATTGCCATTAAAACCAATCAGCCCATATTTTTTCTTCATGTGAAAAAGATAAAGCGTGGGCATTACGAAGCCAATTTTACACAGCTTTTTGATGATCCGTCGAAAATAGAATCGAAAGATATTTTGCTCACTTATATTCGGAAAATGGAAGAAGTAATTCGCGAAACACCCGAATATTACCTGTGGTCGCACCGCCGCTGGAAACATACACGCCCCGAAGGAATTGAACTGACTGTGTAA
- a CDS encoding LuxR C-terminal-related transcriptional regulator translates to MDERNINKIKKAWEPNKVGRPVKSELYLNIIEQVANLFSAGSFYYYIMNFDTLKMDYVDPRIKDVLGFNAKDWSLDKLFELVHPEDLKQMHRKEAKAVDFILNHLATEDITKYKVVYVLRLRHANGSYKTILQQSKTLTVSEDGKVQQVLGIHTDVTYLNMAVDHKISFIGDGLPSYYSQSTDDEFHPEELNYHTLFTTREKEILGNIAKGKTFAEIAEVLNISPHTINTHKKNILKKTDCNNTTELIARCVREGVI, encoded by the coding sequence ATGGATGAAAGGAATATTAACAAAATAAAAAAAGCCTGGGAACCTAACAAAGTTGGGCGTCCGGTGAAATCGGAGTTATACCTGAACATCATTGAACAAGTGGCAAACCTGTTCTCGGCCGGAAGTTTCTATTACTACATTATGAATTTCGACACACTTAAAATGGATTATGTCGATCCACGCATAAAAGATGTTTTAGGATTTAACGCCAAAGATTGGAGCCTCGATAAACTGTTTGAATTGGTACATCCCGAAGACTTGAAACAGATGCACAGAAAAGAGGCTAAAGCTGTGGATTTTATTCTAAACCACCTGGCAACAGAAGATATTACTAAATACAAAGTTGTATACGTGTTACGGCTTCGGCACGCCAACGGAAGTTATAAAACCATTCTCCAGCAATCGAAAACCCTTACGGTTTCAGAAGATGGCAAAGTGCAACAGGTTTTAGGAATCCACACCGATGTAACTTACCTGAACATGGCTGTAGACCATAAAATTTCGTTTATCGGCGATGGGCTTCCATCGTACTATTCACAATCTACTGATGATGAATTTCATCCCGAAGAGCTGAATTATCATACACTTTTTACTACTCGCGAAAAAGAAATCCTGGGTAATATTGCCAAAGGAAAAACATTTGCCGAAATAGCAGAAGTTTTAAATATTTCGCCGCACACCATTAATACCCACAAAAAAAATATCCTGAAAAAAACCGACTGTAACAACACAACTGAATTAATTGCCCGTTGCGTTCGGGAAGGAGTGATTTAA